From the Candidatus Micrarchaeum acidiphilum ARMAN-2 genome, the window GGGCGCTGACCTTACCGGCGCAGAGCTTTCCGGATTCAATTTCGAAGAAACCAATTTTGAAGATGCGATCATGAACGGCACGGTGTTCAAGAGCTGCACCGGATTCAATGGCGCAAACGTGAAGGGAACAAAGCTTGAAGGCAGCGACCTTCTGTCTTACGACAATTCAGGCTTTGAGTACATAGTCTAAAGGTCGGGCATCCTGCGGCGCAAAAGGGCATAAAAATGGCAACAAGATACACTGATTCAATCGCGGAATCACAGAACAAGTCTAAGCAGTGCCTAGACATGGCAAAAGGGCTGCAGATTGCCAGGGGCACGATCAGGTTGCTAGAGCAGACCGACGACGGATATTATTTCCATCCCGCAAAGCCAGAGCAGCTGCTTGATACAAAGGATCCAGCAAGGCTATATGCCCAGCAGGTTTCCGTGCTGATGGATGGCCTGCTCGAAATCTGCAGGGCTTCTAAAATGGCCCTGCCCAGCGACGCAGACGCCATTGTTGCAATAGCCGAAGAATCCGCAAGGGCCTTCCCGTACGAAACCATAAAGTTCATGCATATGTATGCCCAGAAAAACAAAAGCCGCCTGTCAGTGGCAGAGTCGCGCATATACGAAACTGCGCTTTCGAGAGAGGACTCGCTGGCTTCGCAAATACCCAACAAAATTGCAAGGCTGGCGGCGTGCGACGTCTATTCCGAACAGCTCCTTGACGAAATAATAAAAAAGAAGTTCAACCAGTTTTCTTAACGGCCCGGGCCCTATGCGTCAGCAGCCCGGAAAGTCCTGAGGCAAGCGCATCGACTCCTGTATAAAGCGGAGCAGAAACCGGAACCCCGTACCTGCGCGCGTAGCTTTTGACATAGCCCTGCACCTCAGACTTCTTCATCCTTTCCGTGTTAAGCGAAATCCCGACAGGACCCTTTCCTGACAGCAGCGTCATTATCTCAAAGAATTTTTTAAGATCTGGTATCCTGTAGTCTTCAAAGCCGTCATAAAAGATGCGCTTTGGCGCGCACTGCAGTATTATTGCGTCGGGCCTTGCGGCAGCTATTATTTCGAAGCCGCCAGGATATGCCGGGTGCATTATGCCTCCCTGGCCCTCCACCACTATGAAATCGGGCTTGTTTTCCTTCCACGCCCTGACGACTTCGCCCTCTATGCCTCCAGCCACAAAATCGTTTATCATTGCGTCTATCAGAGCGCAGTACTTGGCGCCCTGCATCCATGCGGTCTGGCCCGTGCCAACGAAAACGGCCTTGTGGCCCATTTCATTGAGCTTCTCTACCAGCATTATGGCAGTTGTGCGCTTTCCTATGGCGCTGTCGGTCCCAAGCACCGCAACCTTTACTGCCTTCACCTTCTCGATGTCTCCTGTAAAAAATCTCTGCATGCCCAAGAACATCTTCCTTACATCTGTTATGCTGACCTTCTTTCTCTTGGCCAGTGCGGCGAACTCCCTGTCGTCGCTCAGGAACTCGTGAAGGCCGGACACTATGTCCATGCCGTTTTCAATCGCGCTCTTCACATATCTCCTGTACTCCTTTGGCAGATAACCCCCATCGGTCGCAACTCCGACTATAAGCACCTTGGCTCCTATGCCTACGGCTTCATCAAGGGAGGGCAGCATGGGTATGCCTCTTCTGTGGCCATCTAATACCTCTCCTGCATCCCTGCCTGCAAACTTCGAATCTATAACGCCCACTATCTCGTAGCGCTTCGAGTACCTTACGAGCCCATGGGCAGTCTTGCCGTTAGTTGATCCGAAGAATCCCTGTGCGAGTATGACTGCTTTCGGGGGTTTGTCGTATTTCATTTAATCACCTTTTCTTTAGCATTGTTTTTAATCAAATATTCCGCAAGCTGCTCAAATGCGCGCATCCTGTGCGAAATTTTATTTTTCTCCAGGACTCCCATCTCGGAGAATGTTTTCTTGCTGCCGGACGGCACGAATATCGGGTCGTAGCCGAAGGCCCTGCCCCTGTGCACTCGATCCGAAATCGATCCATGAACAATACCTTCGAATATGCGGGTCGAGGATCCGTCGGCATAGCCTATAGAGGTTTTAAAGTGCGCCCCTCTGTCACGCTTTCCGTCAAGCAGGGCGAGTATTCCTTCCAGCCCTATTGTGTGATAAACAAACGAGGCGTAAGGGCCCGGAAATCCTTTCAATGCATCTATGAACAGGCCCGAATCCTCAACTATTAGGGGTTTCCTGAGTGCAGCGTATGCCAGAGCTGCAGAAGTTCTGGCTACCTCAGAGGTATCGCCCGATTGTATTTCCAGCTTCTCATACCTTGACCATTTAAGGTCGATACCGAAGGCCTTTGACATGCCTATAATCTCTTCGGCCTTGTGCCTGTTGCTGCTTAAAAATAGTATTTGCATACGTGATTTATGGCAAAAAGGATTTTAATAGGTTTAGGTCTGCCTGCGCTGCTCGCCATCACTGCTTTCTTCGCCCACGGTCTTCTTAAGCCCGAACGTTACTAACAGCGTGCCTACCACACCGGCTGCGATAAACCCGATGTCAACCCAGAGCTGTCCGGTGCTGTGTGTCATGTACTGTGCAGGTATTGTGTCGCTGCGCTGGTATACAT encodes:
- a CDS encoding non-canonical purine NTP pyrophosphatase, rdgB/HAM1 family, with amino-acid sequence MQILFLSSNRHKAEEIIGMSKAFGIDLKWSRYEKLEIQSGDTSEVARTSAALAYAALRKPLIVEDSGLFIDALKGFPGPYASFVYHTIGLEGILALLDGKRDRGAHFKTSIGYADGSSTRIFEGIVHGSISDRVHRGRAFGYDPIFVPSGSKKTFSEMGVLEKNKISHRMRAFEQLAEYLIKNNAKEKVIK